A single window of Watersipora subatra chromosome 11, tzWatSuba1.1, whole genome shotgun sequence DNA harbors:
- the LOC137408028 gene encoding uncharacterized protein — MFHEHYMHTNDTAKSASEMQNHASGNQNNLKQSKISNEEKAAARQCTDKMHKPAQVMSWTIPVYISTSDNPQNEILVYALLDSGSSHTFITQSTLNKLHAKTITQNMNISTLTNTEETKSVKEAAPGLLVRGYRRQKVLKLPICISQSKIPSNSDDIPNSMSVQDWPHLQHLAKELISVEEGNKLELGLLIGSNLPQVFISRQDIAKGDREPFARLTDLGWTLMGNITSETIQKVVANHVDIVVNRSVAAPLSRSNIAFRVKPETHDDDLEKRILKILSSDFESTISDKTKTLSIEDISFLKTMKEQVHKDSDGYITMPLPIKCEPSRHNNSKSMAMNRFKLLQKKFTNPTFKEHYYAFMKDIISLGDAELVPESEVENPKSWYVPHFGVYHPKKPDKIRVVFDGSAKVGGMCLNDHLLEGPDQLNSLIGILLRFRKEQVVLACDISRMFHQFRVVDRHKDFLRFLWFDS, encoded by the coding sequence ATGTTTCACGAGCATTATATGCACACAAATGATACAGCCAAATCTGCTTCAGAAATGCAAAACCACGCTTCTGGCAATCAAAACAATTTAAAGCAAAGCAAAATCAGTAATGAAGAGAAAGCTGCTGCGCGCCAATGCACTGACAAAATGCACAAACCAGCGCAAGTTATGTCATGGaccatacccgtctatatttccACATCAGATAATCCTCAAAATGAAATCCTAGTCTATGCTCTTTTAGACTCAGGATCTAGCCACACCTTTATCACACAAAGCACTCTCAATAAGTTACATGCCAAGACAATCACACAGAACATGAACATAAGTACACTAACAAACACGGAAGAAACGAAGTCTGTAAAGGAAGCTGCACCTGGGCTTCTGGTACGTGGTTACCGCAGACAAAAAGTTCTCAAGCTACCAATATGCATCAGTCAATCTAAGATACCAAGTAATTCTGATGACATTCCCAATTCTATGTCCGTTCAAGACTGGCCTCATCTGCAACACTTGGCCAAAGAACTGATATCTGTAGAGGAAGGCAACAAGTTAGAACTCGGGCTTCTTATTGGTAGTAATCTACCTCAAGTGTTCATTTCTAGGCAAGACATCGCAAAAGGTGATCGTGAGCCCTTTGCAAGACTGACCGATTTAGGATGGACTCTAATGGGTAATATCACATCAGAAACCATCCAAAAGGTCGTAGCTAATCATGTGGATATTGTAGTGAATAGATCTGTTGCTGCCCCATTGAGCAGATCAAACATTGCATTCAGGGTAAAACCTGAAACACACGATGATGATCTTGAAAAGAGGATACTTAAAATATTAAGCTCAGACTTTGAAAGCACAATTTCAGATAAAACTAAAACACTTTCAATTGAAGATATAAGCTTCCTAAAGACAATGAAAGAACAAGTTCACAAAGACAGTGATGGTTACATCACTATGCCATTACCAATTAAATGTGAACCTAGCAGGCACAACAATTCGAAATCCATGGCAATGAATCGATTCAAGTTGCTTCAGAAAAAGTTCACCAACCCAACATTCAAGGAACATTATTACGCTTTCATGAAAGACATCATTTCACTAGGCGATGCTGAGCTGGTCCCTGAATCTGAAGTAGAGAATCCAAAGTCATGGTACGTTCCCCACTTTGGTGTGTACCATCCGAAAAAGCCTGACAAGATCAGGGTTGTCTTCGATGGATCAGCCAAGGTGGGAGGCATGTGTCTCAATGATCACCTTCTTGAAGGACCAGATCAACTTAACAGCCTGATAGGCATTCTTTTGAGGTTTCGTAAAGAACAAGTAGTACTGGCATGTGACATCAGTCGTATGTTTCATCAGTTCCGTGTTGTTGACAGACACAAAGACTTCCTAAGGTTTTTGTGGTTTGACTCTTAA
- the LOC137408029 gene encoding uncharacterized protein, with product MKVHLFGATSSPACATFGLRALCNMSLNENDSAKHFIKKDFYVDDGLTSVPDSEAAKAMVHDAIAICKEGNLRLHKFSSNSADFLQALPESERNLQDIQLLEPDITFQPLERTLGLIWSLKTDSFQFSSDLKAGPNTRRGVLSTIASIYDPLGYLSPFILQGKNILQDMCKMSAAWDSPLNDEILTRWEDWKSSLPDLSTVNISRCYKPANFGAIKTAEIHHFCDASTSGYGSVSYLRLVNASDRVYCSLLMSKACVAPLKPTTIPRLELQAAVTAAQTAKLIKLELDMEVSEVFWTDSQIVLGYLKNTSKKFHVYVTNRIQQIRELTDVEGWFYIPTSINPADHASRGLTVHQLTKPSCTWFTGPEFLHHEPLVIPQQVTPQVSSEDPEVKSLATTVHNPPHRTLYQALHACSSWTRAVKIANVFFSKQNSLKRKSLDSNAAITYLVKSSQQEHFPELGSMLTPKQISRGSKIFNLNPFLDESGVMRVGGRLKHSTSLDYKQKHPIILPKDSHFTRIILLHFHEQVAHQGRGLTLAKMRSSGYWIVGARALVASLIHKCVICRLHRAKPVIPQMSSLPQERSESSPPFSYCGVDCFGPFLVKDRRTELKRYGLMITCLASRAVHIELLDDLTTSAFINGIRNVMAIRGPIRQIWCDQGTNFVGAIPELSRAGLLEIKLNPPNASHMGGAWERMIKLPKMSYSH from the coding sequence ATGAAGGTGCACCTTTTTGGAGCTACCTCTTCTCCAGCCTGTGCCACATTTGGCTTAAGGGCCTTATGCAACATGAGTCTTAATGAGAATGATTCCGCTAAGCATTTCATAAAGAAAGACTTCTATGTCGATGATGGCCTCACCAGCGTGCCAGACAGTGAGGCAGCTAAAGCAATGGTACATGACGCCATAGCCATCTGCAAAGAAGGGAATCTGCGGTTGCACAAATTTTCCTCAAACTCTGCCGACTTTCTCCAAGCTCTCCCAGAGTCTGAGAGGAACCTACAAGACATTCAACTACTAGAACCAGATATAACTTTCCAGCCTCTTGAAAGGACATTGGGACTCATCTGGTCACTGAAAACGGATAGTTTTCAATTCAGTTCAGATCTAAAAGCAGGCCCTAACACCCGTAGAGGTGTACTATCCACGATAGCATCCATCTACGATCCTCTTGGCTACCTGTCACCATTCATTCTCCAAGGTAAGAACATCCTCCAAGACATGTGTAAGATGTCAGCAGCTTGGGATAGTCCTTTGAACGATGAAATATTGACACGGTGGGAGGACTGGAAATCTTCATTGCCAGACCTGTCAACTGTAAACATCAGTAGGTGCTACAAGCCAGCCAACTTTGGTGCAATCAAAACCGCAGAGATTCATCACTTCTGTGATGCAAGTACTTCTGGTTACGGATCAGTAAGCTACTTACGACTCGTGAATGCAAGTGACCGAGTCTATTGCTCTCTTCTCATGAGCAAAGCTTGCGTAGCACCACTTAAGCCTACTACTATCCCTCGTCTAGAACTCCAGGCTGCAGTAACAGCAGCCCAGACAGCTAAGCTCATCAAATTAGAACTAGATATGGAAGTTTCAGAAGTATTCTGGACAGATTCCCAAATCGTTTTGGGATATCTAAAAAACACTTCTAAGAAATTCCATGTTTATGTTACCAACCGGATTCAACAGATAAGGGAACTTACTGATGTGGAAGGATGGTTCTATATACCTACTTCTATCAACCCTGCTGACCATGCCTCTAGAGGGCTTACAGTACACCAGTTAACGAAACCCTCATGCACTTGGTTCACTGGCCCAGAATTTCTCCACCATGAGCCGCTGGTCATTCCTCAGCAGGTGACACCTCAAGTTAGCTCTGAGGACCCCGAGGTCAAGTCATTGGCAACTACTGTGCATAACCCTCCTCATAGGACGCTCTATCAAGCGCTTCATGCCTGTTCCTCTTGGACAAGGGCTGTCAAAATAGCCAATGTTTTCTTCAGCAAACAAAACTCTTTGAAAAGGAAGTCACTTGATTCCAATGCAGCAATCACCTACCTTGTCAAATCTTCTCAGCAGGAACATTTCCCTGAACTTGGATCCATGCTGACTCCAAAGCAAATTAGTCGAGGCAGTAAGATTTTCAACTTGAATCCCTTTCTTgatgaaagtggagttatgagagTTGGAGGTCGCCTCAAACATAGTACCAGTCTAGATTACAAACAGAAGCACCCAATAATCCTTCCAAAGGATAGCCACTTCACTCGAATCATTCTTCTACATTTCCATGAGCAAGTAGCCCATCAGGGAAGAGGACTCACTCTTGCTAAAATGAGATCCTCAGGCTACTGGATTGTTGGAGCCAGAGCTTTAGTCGCTTCTTTAATTCACAAATGTGTGATCTGCCGGCTACATCGCGCAAAACCAGTTATTCCCCAGATGTCCTCTCTACCACAAGAAAGATCCGAGTCGTCGCCCCCTTTTAGCTATTGCGGAGTTGACTGCTTCGGACCATTCCTAGTAAAAGACAGGAGAACAGAGCTAAAGAGGTACGGCCTGATGATCACCTGCCTTGCCAGTCGAGCAGTTCACATTGAGTTACTGGATGACCTAACGACCTCAGCATTTATTAATGGTATACGCAATGTCATGGCTATTCGTGGTCCTATCCGGCAAATCTGGTGTGACCAGGGGACAAATTTTGTTGGTGCCATTCCAGAATTGAGCAGAGCAGGACTCCTAGAAATTAAGTTAAACCCTCCCAATGCTAGCCACATGGGCGGTGCTTGGGAGCGGATGATAAAACTGCCAAAAATGTCCTACAGTCATTGA